ATTACGCAAAAACTGCCTTATGTGGCAAGCTTGGGCGTAGATGCAATTTGGATATCGCCTTTTTTCAAATCCCCCATGAAAGACTTTGGCTACGATATCAGTGACTACCAAGCAGTCGATCCTCTGTTTGGTAATATGCAAGACTTTGATCTTTTATTAGAAAAAGCCCATGAATTAGGCTTAAAAGTTATGATAGACCAAGTGCTCAGCCACACTTCTGATCAACATGCCTGGTTTCATCAAAGTCGCCAAAACAAAACCAATGACAAAGCCGATTGGTATGTTTGGGCCGATGCAAAAATAGACGGCACCCCACCCAATAATTGGTTATCTATATTTGGCGGAATGGGCTGGCAATGGGATTCGAGACGTCAGCAGTATTATTTACACAATTTTTTAAGCTCACAGCCCGATCTCAATTTTTATAATCCAGACGTACAAAAAGCGGTGTTAGACAACATTGAGTATTGGTTGAAAAAAGGAGTAGATGGCTTAAGGTTAGACGCGATTACTTTTTGTTTTAATGATCAAAAGTTAAGAGATAATCCAGCCAAACCAATTAACGAACGCAATGGCAGAGGCTTTTCTGAAGATAACCCATACGCTTATCAATATCATTATTACAATAATGATCAACCTGAAACCTTAGATTTTATGTTACAGATCAGAGCGCTACTTGATCGATATCCTGACACCGCAGCTTTAGGCGAAATTAGCTCAGAAGATTCCATTAAATCAATGGCTGAATACACTCAAGGCAAACGGCTACAAATGGCTTATAGTTTTGAGTTGTTGACTGAAGACTTTAATGTTGAACATATCACTGCCACTGTTCAACAACTTGAAAGCCAGCTTACTGACGGTTGGCCATGTTGGGCTATTAGTAATCATGATGTTGCCCGTGTTGTTTCTCGTTGGGGCAAAGATCATGCACAATCGAAGCAATTAGCTAAAATGTTTACCGCTTTAGTCACTAGTTTACGTGGCAGTGTATGTAGTTATCAAGGTGAAGAATTAGGCTTAGAAGAAGCCGAAGTGCAATTTGATGAACTACAAGATCCTTTCGGAATAGAATTTTGGCCAACCTTCAAAGGCAGAGATGGCTGCCGTACACCTATGCCTTGGAATGAGTCAAAGGAACATGCGGGATTTAGTCAAAACAAACCTTGGTTGCCAGTCACAAAATCACATCAAGCATTATCTGTAGATGTGCAAATAAACGATCCAACTTCTAGTTTGGTGTTTTATCAAAACTGGCTGAAGTGGCGTGCACAACAAGACATTTTAAAGCAAGGTGAAATAGAGTTTGTCGATTTACACTCAGAGGTATTGTGTTTTTATCGTAAACATCTGAATCAAACTTGGTTGATGTGTTTTAACTTATCGGCTAAAGAGACAGTGCTTGTTTTGCCAGATGATAGCCAACAAATACAGCTAGAGTTTGATATTCAACAAGGGCAACAATCAGAAAAAACACTTAAATTACCAGCTCACGGTATCTATTTAGGCGCAAGTTAAGCGCCTAATTAACTGCCGATTATGTTCACCAAATATAATAGGCAGTCCCTGTTAAAAACAATCATATTTCTTGCCTATAAAGTCGAACTAAAATTATCACGCCCACAAAACTCACCCATTATAAATTAAGTGCTCGAAGTCTAAAAAATAAGTTGCGCTATGAATGTCACATGAACCTTAAGGCAAATAATAAACTTCTAACCGCCTCTATTTGCAGACAATCAATCAAATCTTCGATAAGTGTAGTTTTAAATTTGAAAACACAGTGTAACAAGAAATTTTTCGCAGCATTTTATCTTTTAGATAAAAACATCGTAGAACTTTCAATTACTTGGTATATTGCGCGGCAATTAATGAGGTTTTATGTTTTGACCTGTCTTATTAGATTAGCGAACATAAATTAATTGGGAATCTGGTCGCGCTATTAAATACTAAAAAGTGCTATTCCAGAACTGTACCCGCAACTGTGATGTTTAATTCAGTCGTTTTAACGACAGGCCGAACTAAACTAAGTCAGATACCAGCCTCTAAGATGGATATTGCAATCCAAACCTTTTTAATTTCGCGCGGGAATACGCGGATACATAATCATTCTATAGGCTATGGCCTATTTTTTATGTACCCCTTCCTGCCATTTAAACGTTGATACTTTTATTTTTATTATGTGGCGCAGTACCTTTATTCATTGGTTAAACAACTGATATGACTCAGTTAATCACCCAAAAATTAAGTCTAAAAATTGGCCAAAAGTCGATTTTACAAGACATCAATCTGCAGTTAAATTCTGGGCAGGTGATGGGCGTGCTTGGACCAAACGGTGCAGGTAAAACCAGTTTATTAAAAATGTTATCAGGGCAAACCGATAGCCAAGGTTGTGTCAGTTGGCAAAATAAAAAACTAAATACTTATCAGCCATTAGAACTCGCCCAACAAATTGCTGTGGTCAATCAACTCAACGAGAGTGTGTTTTCTCTTAACTTGCAGCAAATTGTACGTATGGGTTTGTTACCCCACAAATCTTTGTTATCTAGGCAAACCCCCAAAGACGACCAACATATTGCCGACGCAATTGCCCGAGTGGGGCTTGCTGACAAAACCTATCAAACATTTAATTCCCTGTCTGGTGGCGAACAACAACGGGGTTTAATTGCCCGAGCGTTAGTGCAAAGAGCGGCGTTTATTGTGCTTGATGAACCCGTCAATCATTTAGATATTTATTATCAGCATCAAGTACTTAACTTGCTTCGTTCACTCGCTCATCAATTTAATATTACGGTTGTAATGAGTTTGCATGAGCTGAATTTAGCCGCCAATTATTGTGATCATTTATGCCTGCTAAATGACGGTAAAATGGTTGCCCAAGGCACACCAGAACAAGTACTTAAAGCTGATCGCTTAGAGCAAGTATTTCGTATTCCTTGCGAAATTAAACACAGTACGGCTGGAACACCAGGCTCACTGCGCATTGATTTTTTTCCTCCGCAAAGTGCTAATCAGCACGATGACCCGTTTGGCAGTAATCAATAATGCGTAAACAATTAATCAATAAAAAATGGGCCATTTTAATCCTAGCAGCACTGCTCTCTCCATTGGCTGCGCTGTTTTTTGGTGCCGCTGATTTTAATGCTAAAGAGCTATACCAGTGTGTATTTAGTGTCTGCGAAAAACCTGTTAACAATCTAATATTTTGGCAAATTCGTATGCCTAGAGTATTTGTGGGCTTTTTAGTGGGTGCTGGACTGGCCGTAGCAGGTGCCACTTTACAAAACATCACCCGTAATGGTTTGGCCGATCCCTATTTATTTGGTGTGGTATCTGGAGCAGGACTAGGTGCCAGTATTGCCACCTTATTATTTGATAGTCGTTTTGCCGAAAAAGTCGGCTTAATTAACTTATTTCCGGAGTTTTCTTTCACCCTTGCCCTGCCCTTTGCTGCGTTTTTAGGGGCTCTGTTTGCCGTATTCTTAGTACAAATTCTGGCTGCAAAAACCTTCGGTAGTAAAACCGAACACATGTTGTTAGCAGGTGTGGCAGTGTCGTTTATGTTAAGTGCCATGAGCCACTTTTTATTGTTTTTAGCTGAGCCTTTTGCTGCCAGTAAAGTCATCTTTTGGCTGATGGGTAGCTTAGCCAGAGTTGAAGTTTGGTATGCCTGGGTAATATTACCCGTGGTTTTAGCCAGTGTGGTATTGCTGCTTATTTATGGTAGGCACATGGACGCCTTATTGTTAGGTGATGAAAACGCCAAAACCTTAGGGGTACAAGTTACCCGTTTACGTATCATGTCATTAGCTATTTGTGCCGCGCTAACCGCTTGTATTGTGGCTTATTGTGGTGGCATTGGTTTTGTCGGTTTAATGATCCCCCATATTGTGCGCTCTTGGTTAGGTGTCACCAGCCGAGTCGTCATTATTGGCAGTGTATTGTTAGGCGGTTGTTTTATGGTCTGGGTTGATGTAGTGGCAAGAGTCGCCCTAGCCGATCAAGAAATTCCTATCGGTATTATCACCTCTGCTATTGGTAGCGTATTTTTCCTTATGGCCATGAGCCAAAAACAAAAATGATGACAAAGGGAAATCAATCATTATGAGCAAAGCTAGAACCTCTATTTTTAACCCAGAGTATTGGCAAATTGCCCAACTCGATGAAAGTCTTTTGACTGCTATTCAACATAAAATTGACAACAAGACCAAACCACTAGGGGCCTTGGGCCAGCTTGAAGATATTGCCGCTAATTTGGCTCTGGTACAAAGCCTACAAACAGGCCAGTTAACTGAGATACAAATAAGTCGACCTAGTATCCTTATTTTTGCTGCTGATCATGGCATTGCCCAGCATCCCATTAGTATTGCGCCAAGAGAAGTCACCACCCAAATGGTGTTAAATTTTATCGCAGGCGGCGCGGCTATTAATTGTTTTTGTAATAGCTTAGATATTGATTTAACTGTGATTAATGCCGGTATGTTAGCGCCATTAGACATAACCAATGAACACTTTATTCAACAAGCTATTGGCCCGGGCACTGAAGATTTTTCAATTCAGCCAGCCATGAGCCAAACTCAAGTTGCACAAGCCTTAACCTTAGGCGCGCAAGCGGCAGAGCAACAGATACTAAAAGGTAGTAATGTTTTAGGTTTTGGCGAAATGGGTATAGGTAATACTGCAACCGCTGCAGCTTTATTAAGCGTGTTAACTGATTTACCTGCATTCGAAACAGCAGGCAAAGGTACGGGTATTAACGAACAACAAATGCAGCTAAAAATCGCATTAATTGATACTGCAATCAAACGTGTTCAGGCCATTTATGGTCAACAGCCCCTTTCTGCTGAACAAGCTTTGCAAGAGGTGGGAGGTTTTGAAATTGCACAAATAGTCGGCGCTATGTTGGCCACGGCTAAAGCAGGCAAAACCATAGTAGTCGATGGGTTTATAGTTTCTGTAGCAGCATTACTCGCGGTACAAATAGCCCCTAAAGCACAACAATTTATGTTGTTCGCCCATTGTTCTGCCGAACAAGCTCATCAACTGGTTTTAGAAAAATTACAGGCCAAACCTTTGCTCAACTTAGGTTTGCGTTTAGGTGAAGGCACAGGGGCGGCATTAGCTATCCCGTTAATCAAAGTGGCAGCAGAGTTCTACAATAATATGGCTACCTTCGAAAGTGCCCAAGTGATCATTTAATAACCCCCTTTATGAGCCATTAGCAGTGAAACAATACTTTTTATATCAACTTAATTTATTTTTACTGGCCTGCAGTTTTTTCACTCGCCTACCTATGGCCAGTAACATTTGTTATAGCCCAAGTAAAATGCGCCGTTCCGGTCAGTATTTCCCATTGGTTGGTTGGTTATTAGCCTTAATCTTAAGTCTATTTTTTAGCTTACTTTTGCCAGTAATAGGCCTGTTACCTAGCATCTGTTTATTAATGGTTTTAAGCATACTCTTGACTGGTGCTCTACACGAAGATGGTTTAGCCGACACCAGCGACGGCATCTGGGGAGGACACACTACAGAGCGTAAACTAGAGATAATGAAAGACAGCCGAATTGGCACCTATGGCACCTGTGCTTTGGTTTTAGTGCTGTTAACTAAGTTTGTCTTATTGTGGGAATTAGCTAAACACCAACAACTACTTTTAGCTTTATTTGTCGCCTATCCACTATCTAGAGCAGCGGCCATAAGCCTAGTGCAAGATATGTCATATGTATCCAATAGATTACCCACCAGTGGCAGTAAGAGTGAACCTTTGGCGAAACCGTTCAAAAGCAAAACTTTACTTTTTGTCTTAGCTAGCGGTTCATTGGCCACACTGGCTTTGCCCTTAATGACGATTATTTATTTAGTGTTAGCCTGTAGCCTACTTAGGTTTTGGCTAAAACATTGGCTAAATAAACATATTGCAGGCTACACAGGGGACAGTTTAGGTGCGGCTCAGCAATTACAAGAGTTACTTATCTATCTGATATTACTGGCCAACCTACCGACACAAGGGCTAATCCAATGAGGCTTGAAAAAAACCAAACATTGATACATTTAGTATTAGGTGGCGCCCGTTCTGGTAAGTCTAGTTTTGCTTTAGAACAAGTAAAAAACTTACAAAAAATCAGCAACAAGCCTGTGACGTTTGTGGCTACAGCCACTGCCACAGACAAAGAAATGACTACACGTATTGCTCGCCATCAAACGGAACGTCCAGAAGATTGGCAATTAGCCGAGATCCCCTTAGACCTAGAGGCCTTTATTCGCCAACAAAACAATACAATTCTATTGATCGATTGTTTAACCCTGTGGCTGAATAATCAGCTTTTTGACAACACTCAACAAGACTTCAAACAATTAAGCAATAAGTTAGTCAGCGCCCTAACAGCAAGTGATTGCCAGATAGTTATGGTCGCCAATGAAGTGGGTTTAGGCATTATTCCTATGGGTGAAATTACTCGTCAATTTGTTGATCAAGCGGGTTGGTTAAACCAGGCTATTGCTGCGGCTGCCGACCAAGTAACCTTTGTTGCTGCGGGTTTACCTATGACCTTAAAAGGTGCTAAATAACATGTCAGAGCTAGATAAAGAAGGTAAAAATACAGTCACCACTATCGATCTACTCAGACACGGTAAAGTAGACGGCCCACCCGCTTTATATGGCCGCACCGATGTGACTTTAAGCCAGCAGGGCTTGAAACAAATGTTTCGCCAAGTGGCACAATTACATTACCCCGATAATATCATTAGTTCGCCATTAAGACGCTGTAAAGAATTTGCCGAAAAGATGGCGCAAGATCACAGAGTGCCTTTAGTGATTGAGCCCGATTTACAAGAATGCGACTTTGGTGCGTGGGACGGCATAGAATTCGACGACACCTCTCAACAATGGCCTTTGATGACCTCATTTTGGCAAGATCCGTCACACAATACCCCACCCCAAGGTGAGTCATTACAGGCATTTCATAACCGTGTTGTACAAGCATGGCAGAAATTAACCACACAATTTACTGCAGAATATAGTTTAGTAGTATGCCATGGAGGGGTGATAAGACAAATATTAGCCCATTTACTGCCCGTTGATTGGCAAGACGGTACTTGGTATTCCCAATTAAACATAGGATATGCCAGCTTAACCCGCATCACTATTGCGAATTACGAAGACGCTAAACCTCAAGTCAATTTTATCGGCTTGCCAGCAGATTTTGGAGCAGAAAACGGTGAATAACACTTCACCACAATTAAAGCGCCAAGGGGCGACTTTAATGATACAAGGAACAACGTCCGACGCTGGCAAAAGTTTGCTGGTAGCCGGTTTTTGTCGCTGCTTAGTAAAAAAAGGTTATCAGGTTGCCCCTTTCAAACCACAAAATATGGCACTGAATAGTGCTGTCACCGCAGACGGCGGCGAAATAGGCCGAGCTCAAGCATTACAAGCCCAAGCCGCAGGCATAGAGCCGAACGTAGACATGAACCCAGTACTACTAAAGCCCAGTTCAGATACAGGCGCACAAGTGATTATTCATGGCAAAGCCATTAGTAACATGCAAGCTAAGGCTTATCACGACTATAAAAAAGTTGCGATGCAAGCAGTACTAGAATCTCATGCTAGATTGGCATCTCAATACCAAGTGGTGATGGTGGAAGGTGCAGGTAGCCCAGCAGAAATAAACCTAAGACAAGGCGATATTGCCAATATGGGTTTTGCTGAAGCGGTAGATTGCCCGGTTATTATTGTAGCTGATATTGATCGTGGCGGCGTGTTTGCCCAATTAGTTGGCACCTTAGAGCTATTATCCGAAAGTGAACAAAACCGCGTGGTGGGTTTTGTGATCAATAAATTCCGTGGTGATATTAAACTTTTGCAATCAGGTTTAGATTGGCTGGAACAGCGCACCAACAAACCAGTGTTAGGTGTGCTACCTTATTTAATGGACTTACAACTCGCTGAAGAAGACGCTATTCAGGCCAGCCAAACCATCGACCCAACAGATATTCGCTTACGCATTGCCGTGCCTGTGTTTTCAAGGATCAGCAATCACACTGATTTTGATATGTTACGGGCCCACCCTCAAGTTGACTTAACTTTTATTAGGCAAAGTTCGCCTATTCCACCTTGTGATCTAATAATCCTGCCGGGCAGTAAAAGTGTTAGAGCCGATCTAGCCTTGCTTAAGTCTCTTAGTTGGCAACAAGATATCGCCAAACACCTGCGCTACGGCGGCAAGTTATTAGGTATTTGTGGTGGTTATCAAATGTTAGGCAATAGCATTAGCGATACCACTGGGGTTGAAGGTGACATCGGCAGTTCTCAAGGTTTGGGTTATTTACCCATTACTACTGAGCTTTGTGAGCAAAAACAATTGACCCAAAGCCAAGGTAGCTTAATGTTACAAACAGATAACCCAACAGAAACTAGCCCTAACTGTCAGATAAAGGGTTATCAAATTCATGTAGGGCAAACCACAGTTGCGGCTGATGCCCACCCATTTGCATGGTTAAACAGTGAGACACAAGAAGACCAAGCAGAAGGCTGTATAAGTGACGATAACCAAGTAGCGGGCAGTTATTTACATGGTTTGTTCGATAGCCCCACAGCTTTACAACAAATATTAGCTTGGGCCGGAGCTAACACAGAGGTAGTGACAGATTACTATGCCCAACAAGAACACGAATTAGAACGTTTGGCCGAGGCTTGTTTACAACATTTAGACTGGGCAAAAATTGAAAGCTTTTTTATATAACCTGAACATCAGGTTTAAAACCAAATACTTCAAGGAAACAAAATGACAGATAACAAAGCAACAGACAAAAGTAATGAGCGTCATAAAGCACGCATGCAAGAACAAAAAGCCAATGTTGATAAACGCATAGCTGCCGCCCAACAAGATAAAGGTTTATTACTGGTGATCACAGGTAACGGTAAAGGTAAGTCCACCTCAGGGTTTGGCACTGTGGCTCGTGCTGTAGGTCACGGTCTGAAAGCCTCAGTGGTGCAATATGTAAAAGGCGGTTGGGAATGTGGCGAACGTAATTTACTAGAAAAAAATGGCGTAGAATTTCATGTGATGGGCACAGGTTTTACTTGGGAAACTCAAGATAAAGACACCGATATACAAGCCGCTCAAGCCGCATGGCAACACAGTAAAACCTTATTAGCAGATCCCAGTATTAATCTAGTGTTATTAGATGAAATCACCTATATGGTAACTTACAAATATATAGATCTTGACGAAGTATTAGCAGCACTAGAAGCACGTCCTAAAGATCAACATGTGATCATTACCGGCCGAGCTTGTCACCGAGCCATCATCGACATAGCCGATACCGTCAGTGAAGTGCGCCCAGTGAAACATGCATTTGATAATGGCATCAAAGCGCAAAAAGGAATTGATTGGTGAGGCTGATATTCAAACTATTTACTTGCCTAGCGAGTTTACATTTTGCTGCTTATAGCTTTGCTGCAACAGAATTAAGCAACCAGCAAAAACAACAACTAAAAATCATCGCTTTGGCTCCGCATATTGTCGAGTCTTTGTATGAAATAGGCGCAGGTGAGCAAATTATTGGTACCTCTTCTCATGCAGATTATCCCGAAGCGGCCAAAGATATTTTGCGAGTGGGCAACTACGCCAGTTTACAACTTGAAAAAATATTACAGCTCAAGCCCGATATTATTTTAGCTTGGCAAACCGGCAACCCTATGAGCGATCTGGCTCGACTAGAAAAATACGACTTCAAAATCGTCTACTCTAAACCGTTAAAACTGGAAGACGTAGCCAGTGAAATGATCATGTTAGGTGAACTCACTGGGCGGCAAGAAAAAGCCAAACAAATGGCTACCAAATACTTAAACAAACTGAATCAATTAACACAAGAATACGCCGATACCCCCCCTGTCATTGTATTTAATGAGTTATGGTCACGGCCTCTTCGTACTGTTGCGGGACAATCTTGGCCACAACAACAAATTGACTTATGTGGCGGAAAAAATCCTTTTGCTGATGTTCCAGAAGATTATCCAGCCATAGGTTTAGAACAAGTACTAGTCAGTGAACCACAAGTGATTTTGCAACCGAGTCAGCATGGCGAAGAAAGCCCAGACCGAATAAAGTGGCAGCAATGGCCCCATTTACCGGCAGCAAAAAACGACTTCATCTTTTTATTAGACGCCGACAAAGTCCACCGTATGACCTCACGGATGTTGGAAGAAGTAGAAGTCATGTGCCAAAAAATTCACCAAGCGCGCTTATTTTACCAACACAATGACTGAGCCCCGTTATTTGTATTTTTGCCGACATGGTCAAAGCGAATGGAATGCTCTAGGGTTATTACAAGGCCAAGTTGACAATAATTTGAGTGAATTAGGTAAGCAACAA
The sequence above is a segment of the Paraglaciecola sp. L3A3 genome. Coding sequences within it:
- a CDS encoding ABC transporter ATP-binding protein, whose amino-acid sequence is MTQLITQKLSLKIGQKSILQDINLQLNSGQVMGVLGPNGAGKTSLLKMLSGQTDSQGCVSWQNKKLNTYQPLELAQQIAVVNQLNESVFSLNLQQIVRMGLLPHKSLLSRQTPKDDQHIADAIARVGLADKTYQTFNSLSGGEQQRGLIARALVQRAAFIVLDEPVNHLDIYYQHQVLNLLRSLAHQFNITVVMSLHELNLAANYCDHLCLLNDGKMVAQGTPEQVLKADRLEQVFRIPCEIKHSTAGTPGSLRIDFFPPQSANQHDDPFGSNQ
- a CDS encoding alpha-amylase family glycosyl hydrolase, which codes for MSELPWWKGAVIYQIYPRSFFDSNHDGVGDLAGITQKLPYVASLGVDAIWISPFFKSPMKDFGYDISDYQAVDPLFGNMQDFDLLLEKAHELGLKVMIDQVLSHTSDQHAWFHQSRQNKTNDKADWYVWADAKIDGTPPNNWLSIFGGMGWQWDSRRQQYYLHNFLSSQPDLNFYNPDVQKAVLDNIEYWLKKGVDGLRLDAITFCFNDQKLRDNPAKPINERNGRGFSEDNPYAYQYHYYNNDQPETLDFMLQIRALLDRYPDTAALGEISSEDSIKSMAEYTQGKRLQMAYSFELLTEDFNVEHITATVQQLESQLTDGWPCWAISNHDVARVVSRWGKDHAQSKQLAKMFTALVTSLRGSVCSYQGEELGLEEAEVQFDELQDPFGIEFWPTFKGRDGCRTPMPWNESKEHAGFSQNKPWLPVTKSHQALSVDVQINDPTSSLVFYQNWLKWRAQQDILKQGEIEFVDLHSEVLCFYRKHLNQTWLMCFNLSAKETVLVLPDDSQQIQLEFDIQQGQQSEKTLKLPAHGIYLGAS
- the cobT gene encoding nicotinate-nucleotide--dimethylbenzimidazole phosphoribosyltransferase — its product is MSKARTSIFNPEYWQIAQLDESLLTAIQHKIDNKTKPLGALGQLEDIAANLALVQSLQTGQLTEIQISRPSILIFAADHGIAQHPISIAPREVTTQMVLNFIAGGAAINCFCNSLDIDLTVINAGMLAPLDITNEHFIQQAIGPGTEDFSIQPAMSQTQVAQALTLGAQAAEQQILKGSNVLGFGEMGIGNTATAAALLSVLTDLPAFETAGKGTGINEQQMQLKIALIDTAIKRVQAIYGQQPLSAEQALQEVGGFEIAQIVGAMLATAKAGKTIVVDGFIVSVAALLAVQIAPKAQQFMLFAHCSAEQAHQLVLEKLQAKPLLNLGLRLGEGTGAALAIPLIKVAAEFYNNMATFESAQVII
- the cobC gene encoding alpha-ribazole phosphatase family protein, which translates into the protein MSELDKEGKNTVTTIDLLRHGKVDGPPALYGRTDVTLSQQGLKQMFRQVAQLHYPDNIISSPLRRCKEFAEKMAQDHRVPLVIEPDLQECDFGAWDGIEFDDTSQQWPLMTSFWQDPSHNTPPQGESLQAFHNRVVQAWQKLTTQFTAEYSLVVCHGGVIRQILAHLLPVDWQDGTWYSQLNIGYASLTRITIANYEDAKPQVNFIGLPADFGAENGE
- a CDS encoding cobalamin-binding protein, whose protein sequence is MFKLFTCLASLHFAAYSFAATELSNQQKQQLKIIALAPHIVESLYEIGAGEQIIGTSSHADYPEAAKDILRVGNYASLQLEKILQLKPDIILAWQTGNPMSDLARLEKYDFKIVYSKPLKLEDVASEMIMLGELTGRQEKAKQMATKYLNKLNQLTQEYADTPPVIVFNELWSRPLRTVAGQSWPQQQIDLCGGKNPFADVPEDYPAIGLEQVLVSEPQVILQPSQHGEESPDRIKWQQWPHLPAAKNDFIFLLDADKVHRMTSRMLEEVEVMCQKIHQARLFYQHND
- the cobO gene encoding cob(I)yrinic acid a,c-diamide adenosyltransferase, whose product is MTDNKATDKSNERHKARMQEQKANVDKRIAAAQQDKGLLLVITGNGKGKSTSGFGTVARAVGHGLKASVVQYVKGGWECGERNLLEKNGVEFHVMGTGFTWETQDKDTDIQAAQAAWQHSKTLLADPSINLVLLDEITYMVTYKYIDLDEVLAALEARPKDQHVIITGRACHRAIIDIADTVSEVRPVKHAFDNGIKAQKGIDW
- a CDS encoding FecCD family ABC transporter permease; amino-acid sequence: MRKQLINKKWAILILAALLSPLAALFFGAADFNAKELYQCVFSVCEKPVNNLIFWQIRMPRVFVGFLVGAGLAVAGATLQNITRNGLADPYLFGVVSGAGLGASIATLLFDSRFAEKVGLINLFPEFSFTLALPFAAFLGALFAVFLVQILAAKTFGSKTEHMLLAGVAVSFMLSAMSHFLLFLAEPFAASKVIFWLMGSLARVEVWYAWVILPVVLASVVLLLIYGRHMDALLLGDENAKTLGVQVTRLRIMSLAICAALTACIVAYCGGIGFVGLMIPHIVRSWLGVTSRVVIIGSVLLGGCFMVWVDVVARVALADQEIPIGIITSAIGSVFFLMAMSQKQK
- the cobU gene encoding bifunctional adenosylcobinamide kinase/adenosylcobinamide-phosphate guanylyltransferase; the protein is MIHLVLGGARSGKSSFALEQVKNLQKISNKPVTFVATATATDKEMTTRIARHQTERPEDWQLAEIPLDLEAFIRQQNNTILLIDCLTLWLNNQLFDNTQQDFKQLSNKLVSALTASDCQIVMVANEVGLGIIPMGEITRQFVDQAGWLNQAIAAAADQVTFVAAGLPMTLKGAK
- a CDS encoding cobyric acid synthase gives rise to the protein MIQGTTSDAGKSLLVAGFCRCLVKKGYQVAPFKPQNMALNSAVTADGGEIGRAQALQAQAAGIEPNVDMNPVLLKPSSDTGAQVIIHGKAISNMQAKAYHDYKKVAMQAVLESHARLASQYQVVMVEGAGSPAEINLRQGDIANMGFAEAVDCPVIIVADIDRGGVFAQLVGTLELLSESEQNRVVGFVINKFRGDIKLLQSGLDWLEQRTNKPVLGVLPYLMDLQLAEEDAIQASQTIDPTDIRLRIAVPVFSRISNHTDFDMLRAHPQVDLTFIRQSSPIPPCDLIILPGSKSVRADLALLKSLSWQQDIAKHLRYGGKLLGICGGYQMLGNSISDTTGVEGDIGSSQGLGYLPITTELCEQKQLTQSQGSLMLQTDNPTETSPNCQIKGYQIHVGQTTVAADAHPFAWLNSETQEDQAEGCISDDNQVAGSYLHGLFDSPTALQQILAWAGANTEVVTDYYAQQEHELERLAEACLQHLDWAKIESFFI
- a CDS encoding adenosylcobinamide-GDP ribazoletransferase, producing the protein MKQYFLYQLNLFLLACSFFTRLPMASNICYSPSKMRRSGQYFPLVGWLLALILSLFFSLLLPVIGLLPSICLLMVLSILLTGALHEDGLADTSDGIWGGHTTERKLEIMKDSRIGTYGTCALVLVLLTKFVLLWELAKHQQLLLALFVAYPLSRAAAISLVQDMSYVSNRLPTSGSKSEPLAKPFKSKTLLFVLASGSLATLALPLMTIIYLVLACSLLRFWLKHWLNKHIAGYTGDSLGAAQQLQELLIYLILLANLPTQGLIQ